A single Bosea sp. PAMC 26642 DNA region contains:
- a CDS encoding AEC family transporter, with product MPAMIDSLVAVFLVIATGWALKARGVILPAHWSGVERLTYQVLFPAVVIHTLATADLTRLPVLAMGLSLVLAILLVAALLLAMRALLARSGIDGPAFTSIFQGSVRWNTFVALALATGLQGRDGATMMAIAVAAMIPLLNVMCVLVLARHANGTPIGAAATLRSIAINPFIWSSALGLLLNQLHGALPTALTSYADILGRAALGVGLLVVGAGLDLRRLAKPGATHLIAIGLKLVVMPLAAWSIARQFGLTGPHLTMTVIAAAVPTATAAYFLARDMGGDAPLMAEITTMQTVLALVTVPVAVLLLT from the coding sequence ATGCCTGCCATGATCGACAGCCTTGTCGCCGTGTTCCTGGTGATCGCGACGGGATGGGCGCTGAAGGCGCGCGGCGTGATCCTGCCGGCTCACTGGTCCGGGGTGGAGCGACTGACCTATCAGGTTCTTTTTCCGGCGGTCGTGATTCATACCCTGGCTACTGCCGATCTGACCCGGCTGCCGGTGCTGGCCATGGGCCTCAGCCTCGTCCTCGCCATCCTGTTGGTCGCGGCCCTGTTGCTGGCGATGCGCGCCCTGCTCGCCCGCAGCGGCATCGACGGACCAGCCTTCACCTCGATCTTCCAGGGCTCGGTGCGCTGGAACACCTTCGTCGCACTGGCGCTCGCCACCGGGCTGCAGGGACGGGACGGCGCGACGATGATGGCCATCGCAGTCGCCGCGATGATCCCGTTGCTCAACGTGATGTGCGTGCTGGTGCTGGCGCGCCATGCCAACGGCACGCCGATCGGCGCTGCGGCGACGCTCAGGTCGATCGCGATCAACCCGTTCATCTGGTCCTCTGCATTGGGCCTTTTGCTGAACCAGTTGCATGGGGCGCTGCCGACAGCGCTCACGAGCTATGCCGACATTCTCGGACGTGCTGCTCTGGGCGTCGGGCTGCTGGTGGTCGGCGCAGGGCTCGATCTGCGGCGTCTGGCGAAGCCAGGTGCGACGCACCTGATTGCGATCGGCCTGAAGCTCGTGGTTATGCCATTGGCGGCCTGGTCGATCGCCCGCCAGTTCGGACTGACCGGTCCGCATCTCACCATGACAGTCATCGCGGCCGCCGTTCCGACCGCGACAGCAGCCTATTTTCTGGCACGCGACATGGGCGGCGACGCCCCGCTGATGGCCGAGATCACGACGATGCAAACTGTGCTCGCCCTCGTGACGGTCCCGGTCGCGGTGCTTCTGCTGACCTGA